In the genome of Anopheles cruzii unplaced genomic scaffold, idAnoCruzAS_RS32_06 scaffold00636_ctg1, whole genome shotgun sequence, one region contains:
- the LOC128276159 gene encoding uncharacterized protein LOC128276159 — protein MQAKCIQETERYAESTQKRLNVQGKYKDLRIVLTRIDENDLPVARRTRSNSMYKQSVWMLHKPAEDCSMQDDMQSRRTRRKSVGSRTQLETITTSQTLTKGRTKRAKSMSCKRTRVNSSKKKKDVSSIPKSHCNSPNKLTVDEADRGSSMYLSDTEDGAINMQPLTKKFRKANDNDEVHCQSKFMFNCCLCEYSGSNMVDHYVSKHPDQEVFISRVLPDQADVIRKQPSAVHGKCVVLGKVRRSISCLCLFCEIVYVLTPNEWIEHIARHTGEFGYCNETKTSIKVNSDIEFSSNHMYAHMCDRCNFVQ, from the coding sequence ATGCAAGCTAAATGTATTCAGGAAACCGAACGGTATGCAgaaagcacacaaaaacgtTTAAATGTGCAAGGAAAGTATAAGGACCTTCGAATTGTTTTGACTAGAATCGACGAGAACGATTTACCCGTCGCCCGAAGGACTCGAAGCAATTCTATGTACAAACAGAGTGTCTGGATGTTACATAAACCTGCTGAAGATTGTTCTATGCAAGACGACATGCAGTCGCGGAGGACTCGTAGGAAAAGTGTGGGTTCTCGAACGCAGCTTGAAACCATAACAACCTCCCAAACACTAACAAAGGGACGCACGAAGAGAGCTAAAAGCATGTCATGTAAAAGAACTCGGGTTAACTcgtcgaagaaaaagaaagatgtTTCCTCAATCCCAAAGTCGCACTGCAATTCTCCGAACAAGCTCACCGTAGACGAAGCCGATCGAGGCAGTAGCATGTATCTTTCAGACACCGAGGATGGTGCTATTAATATGCAGCCATTGACGAAGAAGTTCCGTAAGGCTAACGATAATGATGAAGTACATTGTCAAagtaaatttatgtttaattgTTGCCTGTGTGAATATAGTGGAAGCAACATGGTCGACCACTACGTAAGCAAACATCCAGATCAGGAGGTGTTCATCAGTCGCGTTTTACCTGATCAAGCCGACGTAATAAGAAAGCAACCATCTGCCGTACACGGAAAATGTGTCGTTTTGGGTAAAGTTCGGCGGTCCATATCATgcctgtgtttgttttgtgagATTGTCTATGTTTTAACACCGAATGAATGGATCGAGCATATTGCTCGTCACACAGGAGAGTTTGGGTATTGTAACGAGACCAAAACCTCGATAAAAGTAAATAGCGACATTGAGTTTAGTTCTAATCACATGTATGCTCACATGTGTGATAGGTGCAATTTTGTGCAA